One window of Dehalobacterium formicoaceticum genomic DNA carries:
- a CDS encoding nucleotide sugar dehydrogenase has translation MINVIGLGYIGLPTALMLAAHGWEVVGTDYNQEIVNTLNLGQTTFKEQGLDELFHAAVKAGIRFSEDYMKTDTYILSVATPYDKLSKKIDPQYLIKAMQSVMKVCTKGAIVIIESTVSPGTIDKQIRPIVEAGGFVPGEDIHLVHAPERIIPGNMLYELKHNARTIGADHLNVGEQVKAIYDSFCVGEIIVTDIKTAEMTKVVENTYRDINIAYANELVKICHVDNMDVYEIIRIANRHPRVNILKPGPGVGGHCISVDPWFLVGDYPGLANIILAARRINDSMPEFVLERIHDIMKENGMRDVSRVGLYGLTYKENVDDMRESPTLQMLDCMERHLCGNLVKIYDPMVKEDVVANQYYDLDYFLREVDFLVILVGHKEIIDNMHKLKGKVILDTRNICDLEGTYRL, from the coding sequence ATGATTAATGTAATAGGACTAGGCTATATTGGATTACCAACGGCATTAATGTTGGCAGCACATGGATGGGAAGTTGTGGGTACTGATTACAATCAAGAAATCGTTAATACCCTAAATCTAGGGCAAACAACATTTAAAGAGCAAGGCTTGGACGAACTGTTTCATGCCGCAGTCAAGGCAGGGATTAGATTCAGCGAAGATTATATGAAGACAGATACCTATATTTTATCGGTGGCAACACCTTACGATAAGCTTAGTAAGAAAATAGACCCTCAATATCTTATCAAAGCGATGCAGAGCGTCATGAAAGTTTGTACAAAAGGAGCAATTGTCATCATTGAATCCACTGTCTCCCCTGGTACGATTGACAAACAAATACGTCCCATTGTTGAAGCGGGGGGCTTTGTGCCTGGGGAGGATATTCATCTTGTCCATGCCCCGGAAAGAATTATCCCGGGTAATATGCTTTATGAATTGAAACATAATGCTCGTACCATTGGTGCGGATCACCTAAATGTTGGGGAACAGGTAAAAGCGATTTATGATTCCTTTTGTGTGGGAGAAATAATTGTTACAGATATTAAAACTGCAGAGATGACGAAGGTTGTTGAGAATACCTACCGTGATATCAATATTGCTTATGCCAACGAACTGGTGAAAATTTGTCATGTAGACAATATGGATGTCTATGAGATTATTCGCATTGCTAATAGACACCCCCGCGTTAATATTTTAAAGCCGGGTCCGGGTGTAGGGGGTCATTGTATTTCCGTTGATCCATGGTTTCTTGTTGGTGATTACCCAGGATTGGCTAATATCATTCTTGCCGCCAGGAGAATCAATGATTCCATGCCTGAATTTGTCCTGGAACGTATTCATGACATTATGAAAGAAAATGGAATGAGGGATGTGAGCCGGGTCGGATTATACGGGCTTACTTATAAGGAAAACGTGGATGATATGCGTGAGAGCCCTACTCTTCAAATGCTTGATTGTATGGAAAGACATCTTTGTGGAAATTTAGTAAAAATATACGATCCCATGGTTAAAGAAGATGTGGTTGCGAATCAGTATTATGATTTGGATTACTTTCTTAGGGAGGTAGATTTCCTGGTCATTCTTGTGGGTCATAAAGAGATTATCGACAATATGCACAAGCTAAAAGGGAAAGTGATTCTGGATACGAGAAATATTTGTGATCTTGAGGGTACATACAGACTGTAA
- a CDS encoding cell wall hydrolase produces the protein MHFLKRFITTSLVSLLLIAGTGQALAAQYTVKSGDSLYSISKGYQTTVQNLKSLNGLTSNNLYPGQSLKVPAASSGTSYTVRKGDTLFLLAKRFGTSVASIKSSNGLKSDALSVGQRLIIKGSGAAATTASRGAGNYSRSEVMLLARLIHGEARGEAYQGQVAVGAVVLNRVSSTTFPDSISGVIYQKNEFCVVNDGQINLSPNETSIKAAEDAMNGWDPANGAIYYWNPTKAPNNKFLNSRPVVAKIGSHVFAK, from the coding sequence ATGCATTTTTTAAAAAGATTCATCACAACGTCACTCGTCAGCTTACTTCTAATTGCCGGCACGGGACAAGCCCTCGCTGCCCAATACACGGTTAAATCAGGGGATAGCCTTTATTCCATCAGCAAAGGCTATCAAACAACGGTGCAGAACTTAAAAAGCCTTAATGGTCTAACATCCAATAATCTCTACCCCGGCCAGTCCCTTAAGGTTCCTGCAGCAAGCAGCGGAACAAGCTATACCGTCAGAAAAGGGGATACCCTTTTTCTTTTAGCGAAAAGATTCGGTACTTCCGTAGCTTCTATAAAATCATCTAACGGTCTGAAAAGTGACGCCTTGTCCGTGGGCCAAAGATTGATTATAAAGGGATCCGGTGCCGCGGCAACCACTGCCTCCCGAGGTGCAGGAAACTACTCCCGCAGTGAGGTCATGCTGCTGGCCCGTTTAATTCACGGTGAAGCCCGAGGTGAGGCTTATCAGGGACAGGTTGCTGTTGGGGCCGTGGTATTGAACAGGGTGTCAAGCACCACCTTTCCTGATTCGATCTCCGGGGTCATTTACCAAAAGAACGAATTTTGTGTGGTTAATGATGGTCAAATTAACCTGAGTCCCAATGAAACTTCCATTAAGGCGGCAGAGGATGCCATGAACGGCTGGGATCCGGCCAATGGAGCAATCTATTATTGGAATCCGACTAAAGCACCCAATAATAAGTTCCTTAACAGCCGACCTGTTGTGGCAAAAATCGGGAGTCATGTTTTTGCTAAATAA
- a CDS encoding sugar transferase — protein sequence MYRFNSRSLLNIRQYLMDIIFIVISYMVSYYIAGRFTFLAGFFEYIWILFIFITSWIYTMYARGMYDITIFKYRDRILRNVLFATFVSALNTAAMTFFIKFHTLSRLFFGIFICSTIVLVLFERYLYFDLAKKFGLRRKKKVVFIGHDVITAKYMHFIKMTDMLLHIVKQINLDQEPDYYNLKDEKLMQDLNQLLRSTEINEVIFTVPSPYFADIRKYAKMCEEMGVTTSIALEFSEFKISQISLSSIGTLSKLTFHSVCLDAYQLFYKRCFDLAGGLVGLLGTTFLAFFIVPAIKLESRGPVFFTQDRMGMNGRVFKLYKFRSMTVDAEDKKKDLMSQNEMGDEMMFKIKEDPRVTKVGKFLRATSLDELPQFLNVLKGEMSLVGTRPPTLDEVAKYENHHWRRISIKPGITGLWQISGRSQITDFEEIVKLDTKYIDNWSLWLDIKIIYKTVMVVFKKSGAY from the coding sequence ATGTATCGTTTTAACAGCCGTTCCCTTTTAAATATAAGACAATATTTAATGGATATTATTTTTATTGTCATTTCTTATATGGTTTCATATTATATTGCAGGGAGATTTACTTTTCTGGCGGGTTTTTTTGAATACATTTGGATTTTATTCATCTTTATCACTTCCTGGATTTATACCATGTATGCCCGAGGAATGTATGATATTACCATCTTCAAGTATCGGGACCGAATTTTGCGTAATGTCCTATTTGCTACCTTTGTGTCCGCTCTGAATACAGCGGCAATGACCTTCTTTATCAAGTTTCATACCTTAAGCCGTCTCTTTTTCGGTATTTTTATCTGCTCAACGATTGTTTTAGTACTTTTTGAACGATATCTTTATTTTGATTTGGCTAAAAAATTTGGCCTGAGACGAAAAAAAAAGGTGGTTTTTATTGGCCATGATGTGATCACAGCCAAGTATATGCATTTTATTAAGATGACTGATATGTTGCTTCATATCGTAAAACAAATTAATTTGGATCAAGAACCGGATTATTATAATTTAAAAGATGAAAAGTTGATGCAGGATTTGAATCAACTTCTAAGGAGTACAGAGATCAATGAGGTTATTTTTACGGTTCCGTCCCCATATTTCGCCGATATTAGGAAATATGCTAAAATGTGCGAGGAAATGGGCGTAACCACCAGCATAGCGTTGGAGTTTTCAGAGTTTAAAATCTCTCAAATCAGCCTGTCCAGTATTGGTACTTTGTCTAAGCTTACTTTCCATTCCGTTTGTTTGGATGCCTATCAATTATTCTATAAACGGTGCTTTGATCTGGCTGGAGGATTGGTTGGACTGCTGGGTACAACCTTTTTGGCTTTCTTCATTGTCCCTGCCATCAAATTAGAGTCCAGGGGACCTGTTTTTTTTACCCAGGATAGAATGGGCATGAATGGCCGGGTATTCAAATTGTATAAGTTTCGTTCCATGACTGTGGATGCAGAAGATAAGAAAAAGGATCTTATGTCCCAAAACGAGATGGGAGACGAGATGATGTTTAAGATCAAAGAGGATCCCCGGGTTACTAAAGTTGGTAAATTTTTGAGGGCAACCAGTCTGGATGAGCTACCCCAATTTCTCAACGTATTGAAAGGTGAGATGAGTCTGGTAGGTACCAGACCTCCTACATTAGATGAGGTCGCCAAGTATGAGAACCATCATTGGCGCAGAATCAGCATCAAACCAGGGATTACCGGCTTGTGGCAAATTAGCGGCAGAAGCCAGATCACTGATTTCGAAGAGATTGTCAAATTAGACACCAAATATATTGATAACTGGTCCCTCTGGTTAGACATAAAAATCATCTACAAAACGGTTATGGTAGTATTCAAGAAAAGTGGGGCATATTAA
- a CDS encoding WecB/TagA/CpsF family glycosyltransferase, with the protein MESSDKNRRYQIFNTYVDVYSFDETVHKIERIISERNPTQHVVINASKVNLMQKDRQLTEIVNSCPLINADGASIVWAAKKLDIPLKERVTGIDLFLKLVEISNDKGYRIFLFGAKEEVVAKVKRTFEEKYSNLKIAGIRNGYFNEAEEPEIVNMIAQSNSDILFVAFSSPKKEFWINKYLHQLKVPFVMGVGGSFDIVAGMTSRAPVWMQKKGLEWLYRFFQEPRRMWKRYIIGNAKYIILVYKTKYFRKKHKEVGQ; encoded by the coding sequence ATGGAATCTTCGGACAAAAATAGACGGTATCAAATTTTTAATACTTATGTAGATGTATACAGCTTTGATGAAACTGTTCATAAAATTGAACGTATTATTTCAGAAAGAAATCCGACTCAGCATGTGGTAATCAATGCATCAAAAGTGAATTTAATGCAAAAGGACAGGCAATTAACCGAGATTGTCAATTCATGTCCCCTCATTAATGCTGATGGTGCTTCCATCGTCTGGGCGGCTAAAAAGCTAGATATCCCATTAAAAGAACGAGTTACAGGGATTGATTTATTTTTAAAACTGGTGGAAATCTCAAATGACAAGGGCTATCGTATCTTTCTCTTTGGTGCTAAAGAAGAAGTTGTTGCTAAAGTGAAGCGCACCTTTGAAGAAAAATACTCCAACCTGAAGATTGCAGGGATCAGAAACGGATATTTTAATGAAGCTGAAGAACCTGAAATTGTCAACATGATTGCCCAGTCTAATTCTGATATTTTATTTGTCGCTTTTTCTTCCCCTAAAAAAGAGTTCTGGATTAACAAATACTTGCATCAGTTGAAGGTTCCCTTTGTCATGGGTGTGGGAGGCAGCTTTGATATTGTAGCCGGCATGACAAGCAGGGCTCCGGTCTGGATGCAGAAGAAGGGCTTGGAATGGCTCTATCGTTTTTTCCAAGAGCCGAGGCGAATGTGGAAACGATATATAATTGGTAATGCCAAATATATCATCTTAGTTTATAAAACAAAATATTTCAGAAAAAAACATAAAGAGGTTGGACAATGA
- the rsmA gene encoding 16S rRNA (adenine(1518)-N(6)/adenine(1519)-N(6))-dimethyltransferase RsmA, with the protein MDRIATPSMTREIINKYGLRMHKTLGQNFLIEPKFIEKIMEAAEIKDNQVVVEIGPGIGALTQGLAEKAAGVIALEIDRGLIDVLQDIFREKTNVHVVHGDALKVDFDLLVQEQMGKRAIPYKVVANLPYYITTPIIMRLLEGGFHFSSLVLMVQKEVARRMAALPGTKDYGALSIGVQYFCKPQLITTVPPTVFYPKPEVESTVIRLDKRERPAVVVTNEQIFFALVKAAFGQRRKTLLNALSNSGYPLNKEEWQHLLEMSRLDPKRRGETLSLAEFAVLANHLSDKGTA; encoded by the coding sequence ATGGATCGGATTGCAACACCCAGCATGACACGGGAAATCATTAATAAATACGGTCTGCGCATGCATAAAACCTTGGGTCAGAATTTTTTGATTGAGCCAAAATTTATTGAAAAAATTATGGAGGCTGCAGAGATCAAGGATAACCAGGTGGTGGTGGAGATTGGCCCAGGTATCGGGGCCTTGACCCAAGGTTTGGCAGAAAAGGCAGCCGGGGTAATCGCCCTGGAGATCGACCGGGGTCTCATTGATGTTTTGCAAGATATTTTCAGAGAAAAAACTAATGTCCATGTGGTGCACGGGGATGCCCTCAAGGTTGATTTTGACCTACTGGTGCAGGAGCAGATGGGCAAGAGGGCCATTCCCTACAAGGTGGTCGCTAATTTGCCTTATTATATCACCACCCCCATTATCATGCGATTATTAGAGGGAGGGTTTCATTTTTCCTCTCTCGTTTTAATGGTCCAAAAGGAGGTTGCCCGGCGTATGGCGGCGCTTCCCGGAACCAAGGATTATGGAGCTCTTTCCATTGGAGTTCAGTACTTTTGTAAGCCGCAGTTGATTACCACGGTGCCGCCTACAGTCTTTTATCCAAAGCCGGAGGTGGAATCAACGGTGATCAGACTGGACAAAAGAGAACGCCCTGCCGTGGTGGTAACAAATGAGCAGATTTTTTTTGCCTTGGTAAAAGCAGCTTTTGGCCAGAGAAGGAAGACGCTTTTAAATGCTTTGTCTAACTCTGGTTACCCCTTGAATAAAGAAGAATGGCAGCACTTGCTTGAAATGAGCAGGTTGGACCCCAAAAGAAGGGGAGAGACCTTAAGCTTGGCGGAATTCGCAGTCCTTGCCAATCATCTGTCCGATAAAGGTACTGCCTAA
- a CDS encoding hydantoinase/oxoprolinase family protein, giving the protein MSFILGIDTGGTYTDGVIVAMDEKKVLNKAKALTTREDLTIGIRNCIDNMKFEEFDKISVVSLSTTLATNATVEGRGCPVGLLLIGHDPVDKMPVQCYEVLKGGHNIHGLSLDDLDEGEIRQKVLSFKGKVEAVAISGYLSVRNPEHELRVKEIVEELLDLPVVCAHQLTTTLGFHERTVTAALNARLIPIIAELMESVKIVLKEKNIEASLMIVKGDGSLMGEKMARQKPIDTILSGPASSIIGGTFLSDTQNGLVFDMGGTTTDIALLKNGVPHINQEGAMVGGWLTRVQAAEIYTYGLGGDSYLQLTQGGNLLVGPQRVWPLSVVASQHPNLLHELSTYFDRNYSLMFAQATDCFMMLKKPTGQVLDETERKIIEILEKGPRSLYYLAYALRIDPNLFSTHNLVNLGIVAKISMTPTDILHAQGIYTQWSREAAEKGADILAYRMRKSREEFLEIASERIVNELCLTCVQSLITSEDESLWFKDSETAMYFADKALAPKKNQLLGFSFQMEMPIVGIGAPVQAWLPRVAEKMHTELIIPDHAEVANAIGAATGKIMETVKVLIKPGENNRNYFVHAPWERRVFKTLKRAKIYALNEAKKRAKLAAEQAGAGDYELLINDEDVYAPTNIVEDDIYIESRIEVTAVGRPEW; this is encoded by the coding sequence ATGTCATTTATTCTGGGTATTGATACGGGAGGAACCTACACTGATGGTGTAATCGTAGCGATGGATGAGAAAAAAGTATTAAATAAAGCCAAAGCCCTTACGACCAGGGAAGATCTAACTATAGGAATCAGGAATTGCATCGATAATATGAAATTTGAAGAATTCGATAAAATCAGCGTCGTCTCCCTGTCTACCACATTAGCTACCAATGCGACAGTGGAAGGCAGGGGATGCCCTGTGGGCTTATTATTAATTGGACATGATCCCGTTGACAAGATGCCTGTGCAATGTTATGAGGTCTTGAAGGGCGGACATAATATTCACGGTTTGTCCTTGGATGATTTGGATGAAGGGGAAATCAGACAAAAGGTTTTAAGCTTCAAAGGTAAGGTGGAAGCTGTGGCAATTTCCGGATATCTGAGTGTGCGCAACCCTGAGCACGAATTAAGGGTTAAAGAAATCGTGGAAGAGCTTTTGGATCTGCCTGTGGTTTGTGCCCACCAGCTGACCACAACCTTGGGCTTTCATGAACGTACCGTCACGGCGGCTTTGAATGCCCGTTTGATTCCCATTATTGCAGAATTGATGGAATCCGTTAAAATAGTGCTCAAAGAGAAGAACATTGAAGCTTCTTTAATGATCGTCAAGGGAGACGGTTCCTTAATGGGCGAAAAAATGGCCCGGCAAAAGCCCATTGATACGATTCTTTCCGGACCGGCATCCAGTATCATTGGGGGAACTTTTTTATCGGATACCCAGAATGGACTGGTCTTTGATATGGGCGGAACTACGACAGATATCGCTCTCTTAAAAAACGGGGTGCCCCACATCAACCAGGAGGGAGCCATGGTCGGCGGTTGGTTGACCAGGGTTCAAGCGGCAGAGATCTATACCTATGGCTTAGGAGGAGACAGCTATCTTCAGCTTACCCAAGGCGGGAATCTTCTTGTCGGTCCGCAAAGGGTCTGGCCCTTATCGGTTGTGGCTAGCCAGCATCCCAATTTGCTTCACGAGTTAAGCACCTATTTTGACCGCAATTATAGTCTTATGTTTGCCCAGGCGACAGATTGTTTTATGATGCTTAAAAAACCAACCGGACAGGTATTGGATGAAACCGAAAGGAAGATCATTGAGATTTTAGAAAAAGGGCCGCGGAGTCTATACTATTTGGCCTATGCCTTGAGGATTGATCCCAACCTCTTTAGTACGCATAACCTGGTTAATTTAGGAATCGTGGCAAAAATCTCCATGACCCCTACGGATATTCTGCATGCCCAAGGAATTTATACCCAGTGGAGCCGAGAGGCAGCTGAGAAGGGTGCGGATATCTTAGCCTACCGGATGAGAAAATCCAGGGAGGAATTTCTGGAAATTGCCTCTGAAAGAATTGTGAATGAGTTGTGTCTCACCTGTGTTCAGAGCTTAATCACCAGTGAGGATGAATCCTTATGGTTTAAGGATAGTGAAACGGCTATGTATTTTGCAGATAAGGCCTTAGCCCCCAAAAAGAATCAATTGCTGGGTTTCTCTTTTCAGATGGAGATGCCTATTGTGGGGATTGGGGCACCGGTGCAAGCATGGCTGCCTCGGGTAGCAGAAAAAATGCATACGGAATTGATTATTCCGGATCATGCTGAGGTCGCAAATGCCATCGGAGCGGCTACTGGTAAAATTATGGAAACTGTAAAAGTTTTAATTAAACCTGGTGAAAACAACAGAAATTATTTTGTCCATGCCCCCTGGGAACGGAGAGTTTTTAAAACATTGAAGAGAGCCAAAATTTATGCTTTAAATGAAGCTAAGAAACGGGCCAAGCTTGCTGCGGAGCAGGCCGGCGCCGGTGATTATGAATTATTGATAAATGATGAGGACGTATACGCTCCCACCAATATAGTGGAAGACGATATCTATATAGAATCCAGAATAGAGGTTACTGCGGTCGGTCGGCCGGAATGGTAA
- the yabG gene encoding sporulation peptidase YabG — MNKIQAGDIVARRSYGFDIIFRVKAIYENQAGKLIAILKGVDIRLVADAPLEDLVPIVNLEYNRYRNVSAEQNNEKLNHILTNRRISRDHGVWRSNALNLMDGAEYFDMPGKVLHIDGDEEYLKKCLDAYQKLKIPCHGFSIPEQEQPKLILHYLQKHQPDILVITGHDGLTKDAFDFRSMDSYRNSRHFIETVKAARRFIPGRDDLVIFAGACQSYYEEILKAGANFASSPRRVFIHIFDPVFIVEKIAYTSIKETLTLNDVLANTVTGIDGVGGIETRGCFRLGYPKSPY; from the coding sequence ATGAACAAGATCCAGGCAGGAGATATTGTCGCAAGGAGATCCTATGGTTTCGATATCATCTTTCGTGTCAAGGCCATCTATGAAAATCAGGCGGGCAAACTGATCGCGATCCTAAAAGGGGTGGATATTCGCTTGGTGGCCGATGCCCCTCTGGAGGATTTGGTGCCCATTGTTAATTTGGAATATAATCGTTACCGTAATGTCAGTGCGGAACAAAACAATGAAAAATTGAATCATATCCTGACCAATCGCAGGATTTCACGGGATCATGGGGTATGGCGTTCCAATGCTTTAAACCTGATGGACGGAGCAGAGTACTTTGATATGCCGGGAAAAGTATTGCATATTGACGGGGATGAAGAATATTTAAAAAAATGCTTGGATGCTTACCAAAAATTAAAAATTCCCTGTCATGGTTTTAGCATTCCCGAGCAAGAACAGCCCAAGTTGATCCTGCATTACCTTCAGAAACATCAGCCGGATATTTTGGTCATTACCGGCCATGACGGGTTAACCAAGGATGCTTTTGATTTTCGGAGTATGGATAGCTACCGTAATTCCCGGCATTTCATTGAAACGGTGAAAGCGGCACGGCGTTTCATTCCCGGCAGAGATGATTTAGTAATCTTCGCCGGTGCCTGCCAATCCTATTATGAAGAAATCTTAAAAGCCGGTGCTAATTTTGCCAGTTCTCCCCGACGAGTTTTCATACATATCTTTGATCCGGTTTTCATTGTGGAGAAAATTGCCTATACATCCATTAAAGAGACCCTCACTTTAAATGATGTATTAGCAAACACGGTTACGGGTATTGATGGGGTGGGCGGGATTGAAACCCGTGGTTGTTTTCGTTTAGGTTATCCCAAATCCCCATATTAA
- a CDS encoding 3D domain-containing protein, translating to MENASAQLGHPRWVKFASLSLVAVLLIIMGYAAYAVMEKEVVIVDDGVRTEARTFKADVTDLLAERNIKINPEDLVQPGMTTQLKEGQVIEITRAFPVVIKADGKETKVLTTPMKVEEVLAKAKINIESKDLVQPALSQLVQKETPIVINRIKEELITKKQALAYQVEKKNDASLERGKRRVVQKGQNGVREDTIKVTYQDGQKIAHKVVETKTIKKPVNEVIAQGTMQLASRGGSTERGGDRFDYSKSLRVSASAYTHTGNRTKTGTSPKVGTIAVDPSVIPLGSKLYVEGYGYGRAEDVGGAIKGNRVDLFMPTEQQCLNWGRKSVQVYVLN from the coding sequence ATGGAAAACGCTTCAGCGCAACTAGGTCATCCTCGATGGGTTAAATTTGCATCGTTGTCATTAGTTGCAGTACTGCTGATCATTATGGGGTATGCAGCCTACGCAGTAATGGAAAAAGAAGTTGTAATCGTGGATGACGGAGTTCGGACAGAAGCAAGAACATTTAAAGCGGATGTTACCGATTTACTGGCTGAGAGAAACATCAAGATTAATCCTGAAGATCTGGTACAGCCAGGGATGACAACTCAGTTGAAGGAAGGACAGGTAATTGAGATTACCAGAGCCTTTCCGGTCGTCATTAAAGCTGATGGCAAAGAGACAAAGGTTTTAACAACACCAATGAAGGTGGAGGAGGTTTTAGCGAAAGCCAAAATCAACATCGAGAGTAAGGATTTGGTGCAACCGGCCTTATCCCAATTAGTACAAAAAGAAACGCCCATTGTTATTAACCGGATTAAAGAGGAACTCATTACCAAAAAGCAGGCTTTGGCTTATCAGGTGGAGAAGAAAAATGATGCCTCCTTAGAACGGGGCAAGCGCCGTGTCGTCCAAAAAGGCCAAAATGGCGTTAGGGAAGATACAATTAAAGTTACATATCAAGACGGACAAAAGATTGCTCATAAAGTGGTGGAAACAAAAACCATCAAAAAGCCGGTCAATGAAGTGATTGCCCAGGGTACCATGCAGCTGGCCTCACGGGGAGGAAGTACAGAAAGGGGAGGAGACCGATTTGACTACTCCAAATCGTTACGTGTCAGTGCCAGTGCTTATACACACACAGGAAATCGAACCAAGACAGGAACGAGCCCCAAGGTAGGAACCATCGCTGTGGATCCGTCAGTGATTCCCTTGGGCAGCAAGCTATATGTTGAGGGGTATGGCTATGGTCGGGCAGAAGATGTAGGTGGGGCCATCAAAGGTAATCGAGTCGATCTGTTTATGCCCACAGAACAGCAATGCCTTAACTGGGGACGCAAGTCCGTGCAGGTTTATGTGTTAAATTAA
- a CDS encoding glycosyltransferase family 2 protein: MFAAVIPAQNEDLHIREVINNLLQLSLDLIIPVVNGSQDQTLNICLSFSSPKLHILHTPLPLGIDIPRAAGAHFAYQMGAQGVLFIDGDMNGDLCLPLQQLINSIKSGTDCALTNCYPYIQSRHPLARKVLKYREVLNREINLFHQLGLASPSHGPHAISRLLLDSIPVTTLAIPPLEITCAQITGLRVHVAAAIPHLLLGSREKSPLHNKMVAETIIGDCLEALAFLKGTIPDRKEKGILYDGYHSSRRFDLLEGFLNDQGIIQIFHLGK; the protein is encoded by the coding sequence ATGTTTGCTGCTGTGATACCTGCTCAAAATGAAGATCTCCATATCCGGGAGGTGATCAATAATCTGCTGCAATTGTCACTGGATCTGATCATTCCCGTGGTTAACGGCAGTCAGGATCAAACCCTGAATATTTGTTTATCCTTTTCCTCACCGAAGCTTCATATCCTGCATACCCCCCTCCCTTTAGGCATTGATATTCCCCGGGCGGCAGGAGCCCATTTTGCTTATCAAATGGGGGCCCAAGGAGTTCTGTTTATTGACGGTGATATGAACGGAGATCTGTGCTTACCCCTTCAACAATTAATCAACTCCATAAAATCCGGAACTGACTGTGCCCTGACAAATTGTTACCCTTATATTCAATCCCGTCACCCCTTGGCTAGAAAAGTTTTAAAATATCGGGAAGTTTTGAACCGGGAGATTAACTTGTTTCATCAATTAGGCTTGGCTAGTCCTTCCCATGGACCCCATGCCATATCCAGGCTGCTCTTGGATTCCATTCCCGTTACCACCTTAGCCATTCCTCCTTTGGAAATTACCTGCGCCCAAATAACCGGGCTTCGTGTCCATGTCGCTGCAGCCATTCCCCACCTGTTATTAGGCTCCCGGGAGAAATCTCCACTGCACAACAAAATGGTAGCTGAAACCATTATCGGAGATTGTTTGGAAGCATTGGCTTTCCTGAAAGGTACTATTCCAGACCGCAAAGAGAAAGGCATCCTCTATGACGGCTACCATTCTTCACGTCGTTTTGATCTATTAGAAGGATTTCTAAATGATCAAGGGATAATCCAAATTTTTCACCTGGGCAAGTGA